TCGAACGCAAGCTGCAGCTGGTTGGTGTGGGTTATCGTGCTCAGATGAAAGGCAATGCTATTGCCCTGTCTCTGGGTTTCTCTCATCCGGTTGAGCATGCGCTGCCTGAAGGCGTATCCGCTGAATGTCCTTCCCAGACCGAGATCGTTCTCAAGTCTGCCGACAAACAGCTGATTGGTCAGGTTGCTGCCAACATTCGTGCGTACCGCAAGCCGGAGCCCTACAAGGGCAAGGGTGTTCGCTACTTTGGCGAGCAGGTTCGCAGCAAAGAGGCTAAGAAGAAGTAAGGTAACACTATGGACAAAAAAGCAGCTCGTATCCGTCGTGCTACCAAAGCACGCAAAAAGATGCTGGAACTGGGTGCGACTCGCCTGGTGGTTCACCGTACTCCGCGCCACATCTATGCCCAGGTTATTGCACCGAACAGCACCGCTGTTCT
The Oceanimonas pelagia genome window above contains:
- the rplF gene encoding 50S ribosomal protein L6; its protein translation is MSRVAKAPIEIPAGVEVALNGQEITIKGGNGTLKRTINAAVEISQNDNQLTFAPRENVDGANAQAGTARALVNNMVIGVTQGFERKLQLVGVGYRAQMKGNAIALSLGFSHPVEHALPEGVSAECPSQTEIVLKSADKQLIGQVAANIRAYRKPEPYKGKGVRYFGEQVRSKEAKKK